The window CCTGTCGCGTGCCCGCCCCTCGATGTCGTAGAGCGCATTACGGTCGATGATGCCGTCGCGTTCCGGTGCGGTCGGCTGAAGGAGTTTGGCCGACAGCGGACGCAGGAGCTTGTCGCCAAGGAGCGAATCGCGGGCAACGATATCGAGCTTGTCGCGCATCTGGCTCATCGGACGCTGGCCGATGACCTCTCCGGTAGCGACGAAGTCAAACCCCTCGCTGTCCATGATATGCTTCGCGGTACGGAACATATAGGCATGGCAGTCTATGCACGGATTCATCGCCGAGCCGTAGCCATGCGGCGGATGCAGGAGCACCGGCAGATAATCGGGCGCGAGCGGCACGGGACGGAACACCGCACCGAGCAAAGCGACACGCGCACCCACCGGATGCGGCGACACATCGATACCGAAACGCCGCGCGAGCACCGCGGCACCGAGCCCCATATCGAAATGAAGTGCCGTCACCGCAACACCCTGACGGATGAGTATCGCGCAGGCGAGAAGGCTGTCGAGCCCGCCTGAGCAGAGCACTATCGCTTGTACGTTCTTTTTCATCGCATGATAATACGAAACTATGACGGATTTACAATCGCAGTGTCACAGGAGCGAACGGATGACGGGCGTAAGCACATCGGCCATGCGCATGAAGCCCAGATCGCTCGGATGCGATGTGTCTATCGAGGCCTCGGCGTCATCGCCGAAAAGGTATCGTCCTTCGATATACGAAAGCTGCCCGACGCCTTCGTGCTTCAGGAGCTCATAGATGCGCCGGAATTCCGCCCACTTTTCCTCGATGGAGCGCTTCACGTTCGGGCGTATCCAGTAATTCGTGTACGGCCTGTCCTCGACGAGCAGCACCGGCGTCTTCGGCCGCTTGCCGCAGAGTATCCGTATGAATTTCTCCGCACGCTCCCTGACAAGCGTCATATCCATGTTCGGCAGCGCATCGATGACATACACGGACGCATCGATCTCCGCGACGAGGTGTGCGAGCGACTCTTCCATCTTCGCATTCCCGGAAAAACCGAGATTGATGACCGGACGATCGATACGCCTTCCGATGATGGACGGATGCACAATACCCGGATGCGATGAATACGCGCCATGCACAATGGATGTACCGTAGAACACGACGGGTCGAACGCTTCGCGGTGCGACGAAAGAAAAGTGCGCGCCTTTCGGAACGCCTATCACAACGCTCTCGACGGGGTTCCGAAGCGGGAGATACACGCGATACGATCGCAAGCCTTCCGCCAAGCCGTTCACCAGACAGCACTCCGGATGCTTATCCTTGACCTGATGCCCCGCTGCCGCCCACTTCCATGTGCCATTATCATCGGCATAGAGGTCAAGGCCGCTGAAACCCGCGACGGGGAAATTCGGTTCGCCTATCTGATCGTTCAAAAGCTCCCATCGGGCATGTATCTCCGGCGCATCGGTAGTGAACATCGCGCACATACCGGTGGCCGTGCGGCTTAATCCCCAGACGACATCGGGGACTACGCCCTTCGCCCGTGCGGGGAGACGGTCGTAATAACGCTCCGTATCGGTGTACCCTTTCCCTTCGACAGAGCCGCGAATATCATGCCAATCAAGCGCTGTATCAGCCATTGTTCTTCTCCCTATTTCCGCCTTCGATCAGTGCATATCGTTCATCATCGAACATAGATGATACCGGCCCCGCTCCTCACCGTTCCGATAATAGCCGCCGGAGTCCCGTAGTCACGGACGAACGCCTCGGCATCCTTGCGCTTCATGGCGATAAGGAGTCCGCCGGACGTCTGCGGATCGACAAGGATATCCCTCGTCGCCGCATCGATGCTTTCGCCGAATGCAACGGCGTTCTTCACGTATTCGAGATTGCGCGCCGCAGCGCCTGTCTTTACACCGGCGGCCGCGAGAGCGTGTACGTTGGCGAGAAGCGGTATGGCACCGACATCGAACGTGATATCCACCTTGCTCGCCTGCGCGAACTGCATGGCATGGCCGAGAAGCGAAAAACCGGTCACATCGGTGGCGGCATGGGCATTATGAGCGATGGCAAGTTCTGCGGCACGGGCATTGAGCGTCGTCATGCTCGTTATCGCTTCGGTAAGATCGTCATCGGATATTGTATCGTTCTTACGGGCTGTCGTCATTATCCCGGTGCCGAGCATTTTTGTCAGCACGAGCGCGTCGCCGTCATGGGCCGCTGTATTCGTCAGGATATGCGTACCGTCCACCGTGCCGGTGACCGCAAGGCCGAAGAATAATTCCGGGCTCCGTATCGAATGACCGCCGACGGTGGCACCGCCCGCTTCGCGGACCTTGTTCGCAGCGCCGGCGAGTATGGCACCGAGGATGTCCGGCGAGAGTGTCGAGGGAAAGCCGAGTATATTGAGCGCGGTAAGCGGTTTTCCGCCCATGGCGTAGACATCGCTCAATGCATTGCACGCAGCAACCTCGCCGAAGCGCACCGGATCATCGATTATCGGCGGGAAAAAATCGGTCGTCTGTACGAGAAAAACATCACCGATGCGGTAGACGCCCGCATCATCGAGCGTGTTCGTACCGACGATGACGTTGGGGTCATCGAACACCGGCATGTTCTTGAGCGCCTCCCGAAGGAGCGACGGCGGGAGTTTTGCCGCACAGCCCGCGCAGGAAACCGTTTGTGACAGTCGTATCATGTCGAAAATGATATATCGTCTTGACGGCAAGGTCAAGTTCAATAAGCAGCACTTTTCGCGTCTTGCGCAACAGCCTTAAGCGTATATACTGACGGCATGCCAGAGCGCCCGTCATGGAAACCCGAGTATAGCGTACGCGTCGAGGAACTTGATGCTCAGCACAAGCATCTCTTCTCGCTCATCGGCAAACTTTTCGATGCGATGGCCGGCGCGAACGTGCGCGATATTTCACGGAATATCCTGTCATCGCTTAACGATTACGCTATCACCCATTTCTCCACCGAGGAGCGGCTCCTCCTGCGTTTCAAGTACGACGATTTCAGCGAACAGAAGCGCGAGCACGACGCATTTTTCGACACGATACGTGATTACGAAAAGAACGGGAGCGATACATTCGAAAAGGACATGCTCGAATTCCTCAACGACTGGCTGTCGGAGCACATACTGAAGGTCGATAAGAAATATGCGACATTCCTCAACAATCATGGCGTGAAGTGATGCCTCATTCCGAAACGATCATTTCCGTTTTGAAAGCACCGCGCCTTCATATTCCTTCACCGACGCATACCATTCATGCTCAAGCGGCACACCGGCGTTAAGACAATACATATCCCACACCGCACCGACCGGGAGCGTTTTCGCCGCCTCCATTATCGCAAGGCGCTCGGCATAATCGCCCGATACTTCCGCCTTCTGCATGGCCGTTGTCGGCTCAAGCATGCTGATGAGCATTGCCTTAAGCGCAGCCCGCGCGCCGATGGTCCATGCCGCCACACGGTTGATCGATGCGTCAAAATAGTCGAGGGCGAAATTCACGCGGCCCCAGGCGTTCCCACGTTCTATTTCCTCGCAGAGCGCACGCACATCGTCGCTTAATGTCACGACATGGTCGCTGTCCCAGCGTATGCCGCGGCTCACGTGCAGGAGCACTTCCGGCATGAACGTGAGTATCGATGAAATCTTGTCGGCAACGGTCTCCGTCGGATGGAAATGCCCCATATCAAGACAGAGCATGATGCCTTTCGAAAGCCCGTATGCCATGTAGAATTCATGCGAGCCGACGACATAGGATTCACTGCCGATGCCGAAGAGCTTGCACTCAACAGCGTCCTTCATGTACTGCGCATCGATCTTTTTTGCGAACACTTCATCAAGCGCGTCCCGCAGTATCTTCCTCGGCGCATAGCGGTCAGCAGGGGTATCCTTCATGCCGTCGGGTATCCAGAGATTGACGACGGCCGCTCCCCCGAGTTCTTTACCCATAGCCGCGCCGATATCGCGGCATGCGATCCCGTGCTTCACCCAGAAATCGCGTATCGACCTGTCGGGACTCGAGAGCGTGCGTCCGCCCGCTTTCGGATGCGAGAAGAACGATCCGTTGAAATCGAGCTTGACGCCCTTCTGCTTCGCCCAGTCTATCCACGGGCGGAAATGATCGGCAGTAAGCGCATCGCGGTCAGCCTTGCCGGCGTTCGCATAGATAGCATGTACGTTCACCCGATGTTTGCCGGGAAGGAATGAAAGCACCTTCTCGATATCGGCCTTAAGCTCATCCCAATTGCGCGCGCGGCCGGGATAGTTGCCGGTAGTCTGTATGCCGCCGTCAAGCACGCCCGCTGAAAAACCGGAAACGTCATCGCCCTGCCAGCAGTGAAGCGATATGCTCCGCGCCGCCATCTTTTTCAGTGCAGCATCGACATCGATGTTGTTCGCCGCGAATATCGTTTTCGCCGCATCGAATGAATTTTGAACTTCGTCTTTGCCTATCTTCATTATGAACTCCTCGTGCGATAGATTACAATATATAAATGGCTTGTCAAATTCTGCCGCCCCTTGCCGTTCACACACTCACCCCATCCCCCGACCCCTTCCCTTGGCGCAAATCGGCATCCTGCCTCGCGCCAACAGCGGCATCCATGCCGCACGCGTCTCTCACGGAAATATGAGAGAGGGAAGGGGGTGCCGCGTATTTCGCGGCGGTGTGCGCCAAGGACGGCGCTACTGGCGGCGGCCACGGATGGCCAAAGCCGCCACGGGGGATGGGTGAGTGTTTATTTCAATTCCACGTTCTCCCGATACTCCGCCGGTCCGCGTACTGTCTTCTTCACGCCGGGAAGCTCGACATTCGCCGTCACACCGGCAGGAATGGAAAGCGAGAACTCCGCAGCATTCCCCGTCCGCTTCCATGATGCACAAATATCGCCTTTCGGCGACGGGATGAGCGCGCGGGCATTATCGATACCGTCGACGAATTGCGGCGCGACACGCACCGATGTCCACGCCGGCCCGGTCTGCGATACGCCGGCAAGGATGTTCACCAGATGGAATGACGGATGCGCCGTCCACGCATGCGATACCGTACCGCCGGCCTTGCCGTCCGACCAGCCGTAGCCTTCCCACGTGGTGCCGCTTACAAGCATCGGTGACCATTTCTTCCGTATAAAATCGATCACCTCGCGGCCGTATCCGCGCTTCACCATCTCTTCGAACGTATACGTCACCCAGAATGCCGACGGTATCGGGCCGTCGAGCGGCTCCTCTTTCAGGAACGGCATGAGCCGTGTTCGTATCATCGTCTCATGCGCCTCGGGCGTAAGGTCCATCATGAGCGCGAGGGTCTGATCATGCACCGATATCTCTTTCACCTTCTTAAGCTTCTCAT is drawn from Spirochaetota bacterium and contains these coding sequences:
- a CDS encoding bacteriohemerythrin produces the protein MPERPSWKPEYSVRVEELDAQHKHLFSLIGKLFDAMAGANVRDISRNILSSLNDYAITHFSTEERLLLRFKYDDFSEQKREHDAFFDTIRDYEKNGSDTFEKDMLEFLNDWLSEHILKVDKKYATFLNNHGVK
- the selD gene encoding selenide, water dikinase SelD, whose product is MIRLSQTVSCAGCAAKLPPSLLREALKNMPVFDDPNVIVGTNTLDDAGVYRIGDVFLVQTTDFFPPIIDDPVRFGEVAACNALSDVYAMGGKPLTALNILGFPSTLSPDILGAILAGAANKVREAGGATVGGHSIRSPELFFGLAVTGTVDGTHILTNTAAHDGDALVLTKMLGTGIMTTARKNDTISDDDLTEAITSMTTLNARAAELAIAHNAHAATDVTGFSLLGHAMQFAQASKVDITFDVGAIPLLANVHALAAAGVKTGAAARNLEYVKNAVAFGESIDAATRDILVDPQTSGGLLIAMKRKDAEAFVRDYGTPAAIIGTVRSGAGIIYVR
- a CDS encoding SGNH/GDSL hydrolase family protein, with the protein product MADTALDWHDIRGSVEGKGYTDTERYYDRLPARAKGVVPDVVWGLSRTATGMCAMFTTDAPEIHARWELLNDQIGEPNFPVAGFSGLDLYADDNGTWKWAAAGHQVKDKHPECCLVNGLAEGLRSYRVYLPLRNPVESVVIGVPKGAHFSFVAPRSVRPVVFYGTSIVHGAYSSHPGIVHPSIIGRRIDRPVINLGFSGNAKMEESLAHLVAEIDASVYVIDALPNMDMTLVRERAEKFIRILCGKRPKTPVLLVEDRPYTNYWIRPNVKRSIEEKWAEFRRIYELLKHEGVGQLSYIEGRYLFGDDAEASIDTSHPSDLGFMRMADVLTPVIRSLL
- a CDS encoding L-rhamnose isomerase, whose translation is MKIGKDEVQNSFDAAKTIFAANNIDVDAALKKMAARSISLHCWQGDDVSGFSAGVLDGGIQTTGNYPGRARNWDELKADIEKVLSFLPGKHRVNVHAIYANAGKADRDALTADHFRPWIDWAKQKGVKLDFNGSFFSHPKAGGRTLSSPDRSIRDFWVKHGIACRDIGAAMGKELGGAAVVNLWIPDGMKDTPADRYAPRKILRDALDEVFAKKIDAQYMKDAVECKLFGIGSESYVVGSHEFYMAYGLSKGIMLCLDMGHFHPTETVADKISSILTFMPEVLLHVSRGIRWDSDHVVTLSDDVRALCEEIERGNAWGRVNFALDYFDASINRVAAWTIGARAALKAMLISMLEPTTAMQKAEVSGDYAERLAIMEAAKTLPVGAVWDMYCLNAGVPLEHEWYASVKEYEGAVLSKRK